From the Glandiceps talaboti chromosome 10, keGlaTala1.1, whole genome shotgun sequence genome, one window contains:
- the LOC144440601 gene encoding pyridoxal phosphate phosphatase PHOSPHO2-like, whose translation MSTGKKILLVCDFDDTIIDGECDSILQNLMPGMNVRDSLNQRYSLSGNWSSALQEVFKLMHNLKITPNQMIECLHTFNVVDGMKELLEYQSKRDGIDLIILSGGNTAFINAAIEGASLQGHAMAILANPSKFNAEGCLEIESYHTHDCDSCSSDICKRIALKDYREKQSKEGIEYDRVCYVGDGGNDFCPSQSLCESDIVFPRVGFVLMDKITKFQEEGKSFNARVVPWVSGQDVLDTIKTIL comes from the coding sequence ATGTCTACCGGCAAGAAAATTCTGCTTGTATGTGACTTTGATGACACAATTATTGATGGTGAATGTGATAGTATTTTACAAAATCTGATGCCAGGAATGAATGTCCGTGATAGCCTCAATCAACGCTATAGTTTGTCGGGAAATTGGTCCAGTGCCCTGCAGGAGGTTTTCAAATTGATgcacaatttgaaaataacacCAAATCAGATGATTGagtgtttgcatacatttaatGTTGTAGATGGAATGAAAGAGCTTCTAGAGTACCAATCAAAGCGAGACGGCATAGATTTAATAATACTGTCAGGTGGAAACACGGCTTTCATCAATGcagccatagagggcgctagtCTGCAAGGCCACGCCATGGCCATTTTAGCCAATCCGTCAAAATTCAATGCTGAAGGTTGCCTGGAAATCGAGAGCTATCACACCCATGACTGTGACAGTTGTTCTTCAGACATATGTAAGAGAATAGCCCTGAAGGACTACAGAGAAAAGCAAAGCAAGGAAGGCATAGAATATGATAGAGTCTGCTATGTAGGAGATGGTGGAAACGATTTTTGTCCATCCCAGTCTCTATGTGAATCTGATATAGTATTTCCTAGAGTTGGGTTTGTTTTGATGGATAAAATTACTAAGTTTCAAGAGGAAGGTAAAAGTTTTAATGCTAGAGTTGTTCCCTGGGTTTCTGGTCAAGATGTACTTGACACCATCAAGACAATTCTGTGA